One stretch of Roseimicrobium sp. ORNL1 DNA includes these proteins:
- a CDS encoding ATP-binding protein, which yields MDLSEINKIRQQFLAAQWPQFLESVEIDGLRGWSKQAIQFQFPICAVIGENGTGKSTVLKAAASAYEQPEKKNTYYPSTFFPVTHWDKVENVALQYRIKLGNEVKTFRISKPAVRWSFPEKRYTRNVFLFDISRTLPLDASAGYAKIAKQAAAEVSTEDLDPAFTERFSHVLGRDYRQARFAVSDIDQKKLVGVVRREFGEISQFHQGAGEDATLDLFRALQSLPNYSMLVIDEIEASLHPRAQRRLVRFLLWLCRQKRIQVILSTHSPFVLEELPQEARVMLLPGPQGINVIYGVSSEFAMSRIDDNAHPELVVFVEDDESGVFLREILASHQSGADVLGRIAITPVGPANVVQMLGRLGDERRLPYRSVSCLDGDSEVVQGCFVLPGDEAPEPTVFAGLRSQNWPNLTERFGIGAGSLYGYLEDAMREPDHHNWTTLVGDRVLKSAASVWEIIAHEWAKTILSAADRERIFTVLKSALDPTN from the coding sequence ATGGATCTGTCTGAGATTAATAAGATTCGGCAACAGTTTCTCGCCGCCCAGTGGCCTCAGTTTCTCGAATCAGTTGAGATCGATGGTTTGCGGGGCTGGTCTAAACAAGCAATTCAGTTCCAATTCCCAATTTGTGCTGTGATTGGCGAAAACGGGACCGGAAAGAGCACCGTGCTGAAGGCCGCAGCCTCTGCGTACGAACAACCAGAGAAAAAGAACACATACTATCCATCAACCTTCTTCCCTGTGACACACTGGGACAAGGTTGAGAATGTAGCTCTTCAATATCGAATCAAACTCGGGAACGAGGTCAAGACTTTTCGCATTTCAAAGCCAGCAGTAAGATGGAGCTTTCCCGAGAAAAGATATACTCGAAATGTTTTCCTCTTTGATATTTCGCGGACCCTTCCGCTCGATGCATCAGCAGGGTACGCCAAAATTGCAAAACAGGCCGCCGCCGAGGTTTCAACGGAAGACCTTGACCCTGCTTTTACCGAGCGTTTCTCGCACGTTCTTGGGAGGGACTATAGGCAAGCGCGGTTCGCTGTTTCGGACATCGATCAGAAGAAACTCGTCGGCGTCGTTCGGAGGGAATTTGGTGAAATTTCGCAGTTCCATCAAGGCGCAGGCGAGGATGCCACCCTAGATCTATTTCGGGCGCTCCAGTCGTTGCCAAACTACTCAATGTTGGTAATTGACGAGATTGAGGCTTCACTGCACCCACGCGCACAAAGAAGGCTTGTTCGATTTCTTCTTTGGTTGTGTAGGCAAAAACGCATCCAAGTGATACTTAGTACGCACAGCCCTTTTGTGTTAGAAGAACTCCCGCAAGAAGCCAGAGTGATGCTCCTGCCAGGTCCTCAAGGTATAAACGTAATTTACGGTGTGAGTTCGGAATTCGCAATGAGCCGTATAGATGATAACGCCCACCCCGAGCTAGTCGTCTTTGTGGAAGATGATGAGTCCGGTGTGTTTCTCAGGGAGATTTTGGCTAGTCATCAAAGTGGAGCAGACGTCTTGGGAAGGATCGCAATCACCCCCGTAGGTCCTGCAAACGTCGTTCAAATGCTTGGGAGGCTCGGGGACGAAAGACGACTCCCATATCGCTCAGTTTCTTGCCTGGACGGCGATTCGGAAGTCGTACAGGGGTGCTTTGTTCTACCGGGCGATGAAGCTCCTGAGCCCACAGTATTCGCTGGACTTCGGAGTCAAAACTGGCCCAATCTAACCGAACGGTTTGGAATCGGGGCGGGGTCCCTTTATGGGTATCTAGAAGATGCCATGAGAGAGCCGGATCATCACAACTGGACTACGCTTGTAGGTGATCGCGTTCTAAAGAGCGCCGCGAGTGTTTGGGAAATTATTGCTCATGAATGGGCTAAAACCATACTATCTGCAGCTGATAGGGAGAGGATATTCAC
- the drt5 gene encoding antiviral reverse transcriptase Drt5 yields MPTIDPSVQFFRDDFPKTLFPLKTNLWLVENGSDEILKYIYQEIKADESEAAGDFQQQEKVFAAKHGHHLRRTHKLDPVAEFFLYEIVYRHRSKFRKDVLSNRMNFGYRFESGNPIPSAESYKAYRVWTATNHHAYKYSCTFDISTYFNSVYHHDIAGWFAQMADQESDFQIFGKFFRQINGGRSVDCLPHGLYPAKMIGGHFLKFVDNFPGIESPMLLRFMDDFVLFSNDLNQLQRDFILIQQLLGQKGLSVNPSKTVFRQRPEQSLEEKIDSVREGLLRKRQLAFRSLYWDEDEDEEEQSDFLNPGEESYLLNLLDSPKLEEEDADLVLAYLSNKAENLLEHISKILWSFPYLSKNVFLFSKFINDKSGLLNAVQDFLGQSEVVSDYSLFWATCILEDYLLGTKGSEALVATLMEHPKASKVSKAKLLEIPDPRFGLREYREQILRNGGSDWLSWSSAVGARTEKKAARNQLIKYFAKSSRINALIAEIVHKS; encoded by the coding sequence ATGCCTACGATAGATCCCTCAGTACAATTCTTTCGGGACGACTTTCCGAAGACTCTGTTTCCACTCAAAACAAATCTGTGGCTGGTGGAAAACGGCTCCGACGAAATCCTGAAGTACATCTATCAAGAGATCAAGGCGGACGAGTCCGAGGCAGCTGGAGATTTTCAGCAGCAGGAAAAGGTGTTTGCTGCGAAGCATGGCCATCACCTACGTCGGACACACAAGCTGGACCCTGTAGCGGAGTTCTTTCTCTATGAAATAGTGTATAGACACCGGAGCAAGTTCAGGAAAGATGTTCTCTCAAACAGAATGAACTTCGGGTACCGATTCGAGTCGGGCAATCCTATTCCATCGGCAGAGAGCTATAAGGCTTATCGGGTTTGGACTGCAACAAATCACCACGCTTACAAATATAGCTGCACTTTTGACATCTCGACCTACTTCAACTCGGTTTACCATCATGATATTGCGGGTTGGTTTGCACAAATGGCAGATCAAGAGTCGGATTTTCAGATTTTCGGGAAATTTTTTCGACAAATTAACGGAGGAAGGTCTGTTGATTGCCTGCCGCATGGCTTGTATCCGGCAAAAATGATTGGCGGCCACTTTTTAAAATTCGTCGACAATTTCCCTGGTATCGAGAGTCCAATGCTGCTCAGGTTCATGGACGATTTTGTGCTGTTCTCAAATGACCTCAATCAACTCCAGAGAGATTTCATCCTCATACAGCAGCTCCTGGGACAAAAAGGTTTGTCAGTCAATCCGTCGAAAACCGTTTTCCGGCAGAGGCCTGAGCAGTCGTTGGAAGAAAAAATCGATTCTGTACGCGAAGGACTACTGAGGAAGAGACAACTTGCCTTTAGAAGCCTCTATTGGGATGAAGACGAGGATGAAGAGGAACAGTCAGATTTTTTAAATCCCGGTGAGGAGAGCTATCTGTTAAATCTTCTAGATTCTCCGAAGCTAGAGGAAGAGGACGCAGATCTGGTTTTGGCCTACCTAAGCAATAAGGCAGAAAATCTGCTTGAGCACATAAGTAAGATCCTTTGGAGCTTTCCCTACCTTTCAAAGAATGTCTTCCTTTTCTCAAAGTTCATCAACGACAAGTCTGGGCTGCTGAATGCGGTGCAGGACTTTTTAGGCCAAAGCGAAGTTGTTTCCGATTATTCGCTGTTCTGGGCAACTTGTATCCTGGAGGACTATCTTCTTGGCACAAAGGGATCCGAGGCGCTTGTAGCAACGCTAATGGAGCATCCCAAGGCCTCAAAGGTTTCAAAAGCAAAGCTTCTAGAGATTCCAGACCCGCGTTTTGGTCTTCGTGAGTACAGGGAACAAATTCTTCGGAATGGAGGCTCAGATTGGTTGAGTTGGAGCTCAGCTGTGGGAGCTCGCACGGAGAAAAAAGCCGCAAGAAATCAACTGATAAAATATTTCGCAAAGAGCAGCAGGATTAATGCATTAATCGCGGAGATTGTTCACAAAAGCTGA
- a CDS encoding DUF1501 domain-containing protein has product MNAHLELQRLQAQTRRTFLTRGGVGLGAIALQSLLHHGAQASALPAGGANPLAIKEPPMPAKARAVIYLHMSGAPPTLDLFDYKPKLNELNMQDCPESLIKGKRFAFIKGLPKMLGHPHKFEQAGGNGLSVCELMPNFMQIVDEVAVIRSMTTDQFNHAPAELFVHTGNMRAGSAAIGSWATYGLGSENSDLPGFVVLLSGGTDPTGGKSLWSSGFLPSVYQGVQCRTTGEPILFSSNPEGMSRDSRRRTLDALAKLNQIEAKEYGDPETVTRIAQYELAYRMQAAVPEAFDITREPKHILDMYGAKPGEGSFANNCLLARRLVENGVRYIQLFDWGWDIHGTGKGDDLVNKFPEKCRDVDQACAALVKDLKQRGMLESTLVVWGGEFGRTPMNEARGGSKFLGRDHHPNCFGMWMAGGGVKGGVVHGATDELGYDVVEGKVTIRDLQTTILHQLGFDAKRLSYRYQGLNQRLIGPADEGRVVREILG; this is encoded by the coding sequence ATGAACGCTCACCTCGAACTTCAACGCCTGCAGGCGCAGACACGCCGCACGTTCCTCACGCGCGGTGGCGTGGGATTGGGCGCGATTGCCTTGCAGAGCCTGCTGCATCACGGCGCACAGGCCTCCGCGCTTCCTGCGGGTGGCGCGAATCCCCTTGCGATCAAAGAACCGCCGATGCCCGCCAAGGCGCGCGCGGTGATCTACCTGCACATGAGCGGCGCACCGCCGACACTCGACCTCTTCGACTACAAGCCGAAGCTCAATGAGCTGAACATGCAGGACTGTCCGGAGTCGCTCATCAAGGGCAAGCGCTTCGCCTTCATCAAGGGCCTGCCGAAGATGCTGGGCCATCCGCACAAGTTCGAGCAAGCAGGCGGTAACGGCCTGTCCGTATGCGAGCTGATGCCGAACTTCATGCAGATTGTGGACGAGGTGGCGGTCATCCGTTCCATGACCACGGATCAATTCAACCACGCGCCGGCGGAACTGTTTGTGCACACAGGAAACATGCGTGCCGGCAGCGCAGCCATCGGTTCCTGGGCCACCTATGGTCTCGGCAGCGAGAACTCCGACCTGCCGGGCTTCGTGGTGCTGCTGAGCGGTGGTACGGATCCCACGGGCGGGAAGAGCCTGTGGAGCAGCGGCTTCCTCCCCAGCGTGTATCAAGGTGTGCAGTGCCGCACCACGGGCGAGCCCATCCTCTTCTCCAGCAATCCCGAAGGCATGAGCCGCGACTCACGCCGCCGTACGCTGGATGCCCTCGCAAAGCTCAACCAGATCGAAGCCAAAGAATACGGCGACCCGGAAACGGTCACACGCATCGCGCAGTACGAGCTGGCCTACCGCATGCAGGCGGCCGTGCCGGAGGCGTTCGATATCACGCGCGAGCCCAAGCACATCCTCGACATGTACGGCGCGAAGCCGGGTGAAGGCTCCTTCGCCAACAACTGCCTCCTCGCCCGTCGTCTCGTCGAGAATGGCGTGCGCTACATCCAGCTCTTCGACTGGGGCTGGGATATTCACGGCACCGGCAAAGGCGATGACCTCGTGAACAAATTCCCCGAGAAGTGCAGAGACGTCGACCAGGCCTGCGCTGCCCTCGTGAAGGATCTCAAGCAGCGCGGCATGCTGGAAAGCACGCTCGTGGTGTGGGGCGGCGAGTTCGGCCGCACACCCATGAATGAAGCCCGCGGCGGCAGCAAGTTCCTCGGCCGCGACCACCACCCCAACTGCTTCGGCATGTGGATGGCCGGCGGTGGCGTGAAAGGCGGCGTGGTTCACGGCGCCACCGATGAACTCGGCTATGACGTCGTCGAAGGCAAAGTCACCATCCGCGATCTTCAGACCACCATCCTCCACCAACTCGGCTTCGACGCGAAGCGCCTGAGCTACCGCTACCAAGGCCTCAACCAGCGGCTCATCGGGCCCGCGGATGAGGGGCGGGTGGTGCGGGAGATATTGGGATGA
- a CDS encoding DUF1553 domain-containing protein — translation MISAPRFHASATCTVALLSMAGFGPVLRAEENPHGDVFKNRPVPAIVDYNRDVRPIISEKCFHCHGADESSRKAKLRLDLRDEAVKVHKGTFAVKPKDPDNSEVMKRILTKDPDEVMPPPEHGHALSTREIEIMRKWIAQGAEYLEHWAFIPPVKRKPEGKMDPIDGWIAQKQQEHGLALSPEADRYTLIRRVALDLTGLPPSPEEVKAYLQDTSDTAYASMVDRYLAKPAYGERWARVWLDIARYADSAGYGSDPLRLNIWPYRDWVIQAFNRNLPYDQFTTEQIAGDLLPNATEEQLVATAFHRNTMTNTEGGTDDEEFRVAAVKDRIATTMQTWMGLTLGCAQCHSHKFDPITQQEYYEFFAIFNQTEDSDKGDESPTLPKPTEEQKQKTQVLQGEIATLEKRMNETASPELQKELAAWESTIKQPTRWEPLAVTSLKSQKGVKLQQAEDLSILADAAESDVHTVEATAQGKRITGVLVEALASDSLPGKGPGRSGGGNFVLSEFKLSTVPVDAKAEAKRARYVRVSLPGKARLLHLAEVQVFSGGKNVALQGAASQSSTGYDGPAKLANDGNTDGNYAKKSVSHCAQQDDPWWEIDLKSEMPIDSVTVWNRTDGDTSKRTENFVVTALGGNREELFRTQQAAEPKPSASFTLGGPTLVAFRDVTADFEQQDYPAKNAIDGKDDTGWAVGPSFGVDHRAVFVASRPFGEAGKDTKLTFTLAQHYGSNHTLGRYRISITTDAAPQPALPENIRNILATPAKDRTPADAATLLAYYKPTSKAFADTRKELEAKQKALVGIKPLAVPVMKELVKDKQRESHFLVKGNFLMPGDKVQPALLKSFHKSPEAGPASRLTVAHWLMSRDNPLTARVAVNRFWAQLFGRGLVETEEDFGTQGTLPTNAELLDYLAVQFMDLKWDTKALLREIVMSQTYRQVSRPSADSVKKDPRNEWLSHYPRRRLDAEQVRDQALALSNLLSPKMGGPSVYPPQPDGLWRAAFNGQRSWDTSKGEDRYRRGLYTFWRRTVPYPSMATFDAPSRENSTMRRLPTNTPLQAFVTLNDPAYVEMAQALGARILREGGATVEERVEFGMELCLARPVTAEQVATLVQLYQQELANYQANAEDAKKLSTSTTLPAEKGFAPNTPPAEAAAWTAVANVLLNLDGVLTKG, via the coding sequence ATGATCTCCGCTCCGCGATTCCACGCGTCCGCCACCTGCACGGTGGCTCTCCTCAGCATGGCCGGTTTTGGTCCGGTCCTGCGCGCGGAGGAAAATCCACATGGGGATGTCTTCAAGAACAGGCCCGTGCCTGCCATCGTGGACTACAACCGCGATGTGCGGCCCATCATCTCGGAGAAATGCTTCCACTGTCACGGGGCGGATGAAAGCTCGCGCAAGGCCAAGCTGCGCCTCGATCTGCGCGACGAGGCGGTGAAGGTTCACAAGGGTACCTTCGCCGTGAAGCCGAAGGACCCGGACAACAGCGAGGTGATGAAGCGCATCCTCACCAAGGATCCGGATGAGGTCATGCCGCCACCGGAGCATGGGCACGCGCTGAGCACGCGGGAAATCGAGATCATGCGGAAGTGGATCGCGCAGGGCGCGGAATACTTGGAGCACTGGGCCTTCATCCCGCCGGTGAAACGGAAGCCGGAGGGCAAGATGGATCCCATTGATGGCTGGATCGCTCAAAAGCAACAGGAGCACGGCCTCGCCCTGTCTCCCGAGGCGGACAGATACACCCTGATACGCCGTGTGGCCTTGGATCTCACGGGCCTGCCGCCGAGTCCGGAGGAAGTGAAAGCCTATCTGCAAGACACCAGCGACACGGCGTACGCCAGCATGGTGGATCGTTATCTTGCGAAGCCCGCCTATGGTGAACGCTGGGCTCGCGTGTGGCTGGACATCGCGCGCTATGCGGACTCCGCAGGCTACGGCAGCGACCCGTTGCGCCTCAATATCTGGCCATATCGCGATTGGGTCATCCAGGCCTTCAATCGCAACCTGCCCTACGACCAGTTCACCACGGAGCAGATTGCGGGTGACCTCCTGCCGAATGCGACGGAGGAGCAACTCGTGGCCACCGCCTTCCATCGCAACACGATGACGAACACCGAAGGCGGCACAGATGACGAGGAGTTTCGAGTCGCTGCTGTGAAGGACCGCATCGCCACCACCATGCAGACGTGGATGGGCCTCACGCTCGGCTGCGCGCAGTGCCACTCGCACAAGTTCGACCCCATCACGCAGCAGGAATACTACGAGTTCTTCGCCATCTTCAACCAGACGGAGGACAGCGACAAAGGAGATGAGTCCCCGACCCTGCCCAAGCCGACAGAAGAACAGAAGCAGAAGACGCAGGTGCTACAGGGCGAGATCGCCACGCTGGAAAAGCGCATGAATGAAACGGCCTCGCCTGAACTGCAGAAGGAACTGGCCGCATGGGAAAGCACCATCAAACAACCCACCAGGTGGGAGCCGCTCGCCGTCACTTCGTTGAAATCCCAGAAGGGCGTGAAATTGCAGCAGGCCGAGGACCTCTCCATCCTGGCGGACGCAGCCGAATCCGATGTGCACACCGTGGAAGCCACGGCGCAGGGCAAGCGCATCACCGGCGTACTGGTGGAGGCCCTCGCGAGCGACAGCCTGCCCGGCAAAGGACCCGGTCGCTCAGGTGGCGGGAACTTTGTGCTGAGCGAGTTCAAGCTCAGCACGGTGCCTGTGGATGCCAAAGCTGAGGCGAAACGTGCGCGCTACGTGCGTGTGTCGCTCCCTGGAAAGGCCCGCCTGCTTCACCTCGCCGAGGTGCAGGTGTTCTCCGGCGGTAAGAACGTGGCCCTGCAAGGCGCGGCCAGCCAGTCCTCCACGGGATACGATGGTCCCGCCAAACTCGCGAACGACGGCAATACGGACGGCAACTACGCAAAGAAGTCTGTCAGTCATTGTGCCCAGCAGGATGATCCGTGGTGGGAGATCGATTTGAAGAGCGAGATGCCCATCGACTCCGTGACCGTGTGGAATCGCACGGACGGTGACACCAGCAAACGCACCGAGAATTTTGTCGTGACCGCATTGGGAGGGAACCGCGAAGAGCTCTTCCGCACGCAACAAGCAGCCGAGCCGAAGCCGAGCGCTAGCTTCACACTGGGTGGGCCCACGCTAGTCGCGTTCCGCGATGTTACTGCTGACTTCGAGCAGCAGGACTATCCAGCGAAGAACGCCATCGATGGTAAGGATGACACCGGCTGGGCAGTGGGGCCGAGCTTTGGTGTGGATCATCGCGCCGTGTTTGTCGCCTCACGTCCGTTTGGCGAGGCGGGCAAGGACACGAAGCTCACGTTCACGCTCGCGCAGCACTACGGATCGAACCACACGCTGGGACGCTATCGCATTTCCATCACCACGGATGCCGCACCGCAGCCGGCGCTTCCGGAGAATATCCGGAACATCCTCGCCACGCCCGCGAAGGATCGCACGCCTGCTGATGCTGCGACGCTCCTCGCCTATTACAAGCCCACGTCGAAAGCCTTCGCTGACACGCGCAAGGAGCTTGAGGCAAAACAAAAGGCGCTCGTGGGCATCAAGCCGCTCGCCGTGCCCGTGATGAAGGAACTCGTGAAGGACAAGCAGCGTGAGAGCCACTTCCTCGTGAAAGGCAACTTCCTCATGCCCGGCGACAAGGTGCAGCCTGCTCTATTGAAGTCCTTCCACAAATCACCCGAGGCCGGACCTGCATCACGCCTCACCGTGGCGCACTGGCTGATGTCGCGTGACAATCCGCTCACCGCACGCGTGGCCGTGAACCGCTTCTGGGCACAGTTGTTTGGACGCGGACTCGTGGAGACGGAGGAGGACTTCGGCACGCAGGGCACCTTGCCCACGAACGCGGAGCTGCTCGACTACCTCGCGGTGCAGTTCATGGATCTGAAGTGGGACACGAAGGCCCTGCTACGCGAGATCGTGATGAGCCAGACGTACCGGCAGGTGAGCCGTCCCTCTGCGGACTCGGTGAAGAAGGACCCGCGCAACGAATGGCTCAGTCACTACCCGCGCCGTCGTCTTGATGCGGAACAGGTGCGCGATCAGGCGCTCGCCTTGAGCAATCTCCTTTCTCCCAAGATGGGTGGTCCGAGTGTGTATCCTCCGCAGCCGGATGGCCTGTGGCGTGCTGCCTTCAATGGCCAGCGCTCGTGGGACACCAGCAAAGGTGAGGATCGTTATCGCCGCGGCCTCTACACCTTCTGGCGCCGCACTGTGCCCTATCCCAGCATGGCCACCTTCGATGCCCCGAGCCGTGAGAACTCCACCATGCGCCGCCTGCCTACGAACACACCCCTGCAGGCCTTCGTGACGTTGAACGATCCCGCTTATGTGGAAATGGCCCAGGCACTCGGCGCACGCATCCTGCGTGAAGGCGGCGCGACGGTAGAGGAACGTGTGGAGTTCGGCATGGAGCTGTGCCTCGCACGTCCGGTAACCGCAGAGCAAGTCGCCACCCTGGTGCAGCTCTACCAGCAGGAACTCGCGAACTACCAGGCGAATGCCGAGGACGCGAAGAAGCTCTCCACCAGCACCACCCTGCCCGCTGAGAAAGGCTTCGCTCCGAACACCCCGCCCGCCGAAGCCGCCGCCTGGACCGCCGTGGCGAACGTGCTGCTGAACCTCGATGGTGTGCTCACCAAAGGCTGA